A section of the Jaculus jaculus isolate mJacJac1 chromosome 6, mJacJac1.mat.Y.cur, whole genome shotgun sequence genome encodes:
- the LOC101600815 gene encoding eukaryotic translation initiation factor 1-like, producing MSAIQNLHSFDPFAGASKGDDLLPAGTEDNIHLKIQQRDGRKTLSTVQGIANDYDKKKLVKAFKKKFACNNIVIEHPEYGEVTQLQGDQHKNTCQSLIEIGLAKDHQLKVHGF from the coding sequence ATGTCGGCTATCCAGAACCTCCACTCTTTCGACCCCTTTGCTGGTGCAAGTAAGGGTGATGACCTGCTTCCTGCAGGCACTGAGGATAATATCCATTTAAAAATTCAACAGAGGGACGGCAGGAAGACCCTGAGTACTGTCCAAGGGATCGCTAATGATTATGATAAAAAGAAACTAGTGAAGGCATTCAAGAAGAAATTTGCCTGCAATAATATTGTAATTGAACATCCAGAATATGGAGAAGTGACTCAGCTACAGGGTGACCAGCACAAGAACACATGCCAGTCCCTAATAGAGATTGGACTGGCTAAGGACCATCAGCTGAAGGTTCATGGGTTTTAA